One Rhizobium sp. 9140 genomic region harbors:
- a CDS encoding bile acid:sodium symporter family protein, whose protein sequence is MRRYLPDTFTVLLVCTVILASLLPIHGRYADVFDIATDIAIGLLFFLHGARLSRDTVVAGALHWRLHLTILFTTFCIFPLLGLAIGLIPSSVLAAPLYTGILFLCVLPSTVQSSIAFTSMAGGNVPAAIVAASGSNIFGMFLTPLLTGLVLSTTGGGGFSWDALQSILLQLMLPFVVGQILQPWIGNWIRSRKKLLMPVDRGSILMVVYLAFSEAVMEGLWHTFSVGDIAAVIVVDMVLLATVLCITMFGSRLLGFSKEDEITITFCGSKKSLASGVPMANAIFGNASSSVGAIVLPLMLFHQIQLMACAVIAQRYAARLKDKAEVKPLAA, encoded by the coding sequence ATGCGCCGCTACCTGCCCGATACCTTCACCGTCCTCCTCGTCTGCACCGTCATCCTCGCGTCGCTCCTGCCGATCCATGGCCGATATGCGGATGTCTTCGATATCGCGACGGACATTGCGATCGGGCTTCTGTTCTTCCTCCATGGCGCACGCCTGTCGCGTGATACCGTGGTGGCGGGGGCACTGCACTGGCGGCTGCACCTCACGATCCTCTTCACGACATTCTGCATCTTTCCGCTTCTGGGCCTCGCCATCGGCCTCATCCCGTCGTCGGTTCTCGCCGCCCCGCTCTATACCGGCATCCTCTTTCTCTGTGTCCTGCCCTCAACGGTTCAGTCATCGATCGCGTTTACATCGATGGCCGGCGGCAATGTGCCCGCAGCGATCGTGGCAGCCTCCGGGTCCAACATTTTCGGCATGTTCCTGACGCCACTGCTCACGGGCCTCGTCCTGTCCACCACGGGTGGCGGTGGGTTTTCCTGGGATGCGTTGCAGAGCATTCTCCTGCAGCTGATGCTGCCCTTCGTCGTCGGGCAGATCCTGCAACCGTGGATCGGGAACTGGATCCGTTCGCGCAAGAAACTCCTGATGCCCGTCGATCGCGGCTCCATCCTGATGGTCGTCTATCTCGCATTCTCGGAGGCCGTCATGGAAGGGCTGTGGCACACGTTCTCGGTGGGCGATATCGCCGCCGTCATCGTCGTCGATATGGTCCTTCTCGCCACTGTTCTCTGCATCACCATGTTCGGCAGCCGCCTTCTCGGCTTCTCCAAGGAAGACGAGATCACCATCACCTTCTGCGGATCGAAGAAGTCGCTCGCCAGCGGCGTGCCTATGGCCAATGCCATCTTCGGCAACGCCTCGTCCTCCGTCGGCGCCATCGTGCTGCCGCTGATGCTGTTCCATCAGATCCAGCTCATGGCCTGCGCCGTGATCGCTCAGAGATATGCAGCGCGATTAAAGGATAAGGCGGAGGTAAAGCCGCTCGCCGCCTGA
- a CDS encoding LysR substrate-binding domain-containing protein, whose amino-acid sequence MLNLTHLASFVMLEQTGSFTETALRLGIGQSTVTQHIQRLEKTLGRQLVFRDTHQVRLTAEGEALLGHARGMLDLNGKVAALFGENRLRGRLRLGVSEDVVASRLTAILADFIRLYPLVDLEMTVALSAVLNQMQDAGDLDLVLAKRHIGETHGRLLYREPLVWLAQDPDLLLSRGNALPLIAFPPPSITRRIAQEALDSARVPWRIVCTCGSLSGLTAAARAGMGFLVQPRSMAPSGLREVSADRLPPLADVEFVLVQRRGADAALVDALSNLIVAQIAPHNA is encoded by the coding sequence GTGTTGAACCTCACCCATCTCGCCAGTTTCGTCATGCTCGAGCAAACCGGTAGCTTCACGGAAACGGCTCTCCGTCTCGGAATCGGTCAGTCCACGGTCACGCAGCATATCCAGAGGCTGGAAAAGACGCTTGGGCGACAACTGGTGTTCCGCGATACGCATCAGGTACGGCTGACGGCGGAGGGAGAAGCGCTCCTTGGCCACGCCCGCGGCATGCTCGATCTGAATGGTAAAGTCGCGGCACTCTTCGGTGAGAACCGGTTGCGCGGGCGATTGCGGCTGGGCGTGTCGGAGGATGTTGTGGCCAGCCGCCTGACGGCGATCCTTGCGGACTTCATCCGCCTCTATCCGCTGGTGGATCTCGAAATGACAGTTGCCCTCAGTGCCGTGCTCAACCAGATGCAGGATGCCGGCGATCTCGATCTGGTGCTCGCCAAGCGTCACATCGGCGAAACGCATGGGCGGCTGCTCTATCGCGAGCCTCTCGTCTGGCTTGCACAGGACCCCGATCTCTTGCTGTCGCGCGGAAACGCCTTGCCTCTCATCGCCTTCCCCCCACCCTCGATCACGCGGCGCATCGCGCAGGAGGCGCTTGACTCGGCACGCGTACCGTGGCGGATTGTCTGCACTTGCGGCAGTCTGAGCGGGCTGACCGCAGCGGCACGTGCCGGCATGGGATTTCTGGTCCAGCCGCGCAGCATGGCGCCAAGCGGCCTGCGGGAGGTCTCGGCAGATCGTCTTCCGCCGCTTGCGGATGTGGAATTCGTGCTGGTGCAGAGACGTGGTGCCGACGCAGCGCTGGTCGATGCATTGTCGAACCTCATCGTCGCGCAGATCGCTCCACACAATGCGTAA
- a CDS encoding DUF1127 domain-containing protein: protein MNVARSFNNWRKYRQTVTELGRMSTRELNDLGISRSEITSVARAAIR, encoded by the coding sequence ATGAACGTAGCACGCTCCTTCAATAACTGGCGCAAGTATCGTCAGACGGTGACCGAGCTCGGCCGCATGTCGACGCGCGAACTCAACGACCTCGGCATCTCCCGCTCCGAGATCACAAGCGTCGCTCGCGCTGCGATCCGCTAA
- a CDS encoding AraC family transcriptional regulator, translated as MGNSMLQRLMASGPCMRTVSLPRGRHRLHTMPTSTGYEIREKPNYDWDGRKRGQTPFTVLQHTISGAGNLRYDGRAYRVIPGETLLVTVPDNHRYWLEPGGRWEFFWISMNGEEAMRLHQAILSANGPILLLQPETIEHLADCSYRLIHDGGEMPGRASAIAYEAAMALYDDVFGAHPVFGQEYRTMQHVLNHIADNLEKPLPVEELARVSGLSRAHFSRVFSATEGMPPAEFVMRKRLQRAAKLLTQAANLSVKEISLMSGFDEPNYFAKVFRRHFGASPTEFRTTGMYASIAEPPGVSEKGA; from the coding sequence ATGGGTAATTCTATGCTGCAAAGATTGATGGCCAGCGGACCTTGCATGAGGACCGTTTCCCTGCCACGCGGGCGGCATCGGCTGCACACCATGCCGACGAGCACCGGTTACGAGATCCGCGAAAAACCCAACTACGACTGGGACGGGCGCAAACGCGGACAGACGCCGTTCACGGTTTTGCAACACACGATTTCCGGCGCCGGCAACCTGCGTTATGACGGGCGAGCCTACCGCGTGATACCGGGCGAAACCCTGCTGGTCACCGTGCCGGACAATCATCGCTATTGGCTGGAACCTGGTGGGCGGTGGGAGTTCTTCTGGATTTCCATGAATGGCGAAGAGGCGATGCGCCTGCACCAGGCCATCCTCTCGGCCAATGGGCCGATCCTCTTGCTCCAGCCGGAAACGATCGAGCATCTCGCCGATTGCAGCTACCGGCTGATCCATGACGGCGGGGAAATGCCAGGGCGGGCCTCGGCCATCGCCTATGAGGCAGCGATGGCGCTTTACGACGATGTCTTCGGGGCGCATCCGGTGTTCGGGCAGGAATATCGCACGATGCAGCATGTCCTGAACCATATCGCCGACAATCTGGAGAAGCCGTTGCCTGTGGAGGAACTCGCGCGCGTGTCCGGGCTCAGCCGCGCGCATTTCTCCCGCGTCTTCAGCGCCACCGAGGGCATGCCACCGGCGGAGTTCGTGATGCGCAAGCGACTGCAACGCGCTGCCAAGCTGTTGACGCAGGCGGCCAACCTTTCGGTCAAAGAGATCTCGCTGATGTCGGGCTTCGATGAGCCCAATTATTTCGCCAAGGTCTTCCGCCGGCATTTCGGTGCAAGCCCGACGGAATTTCGCACGACAGGCATGTATGCGAGCATTGCTGAGCCGCCGGGCGTGTCGGAGAAGGGCGCCTGA
- a CDS encoding alpha-glucosidase/alpha-galactosidase gives MSSFKIAIIGAGSVGFTKKLFTDILSVPEFAEIEVALTDISEQNLSMIKTILDRIVEANRLPTKVTATTDRRKAIEGARYVISCVRVGGLGAYADDIRIPLKYGVDQCVGDTICAGGILYGQRNIPVILDFCKDIRELAEPGAKFLNYANPMAMNTWAAIEYGKVDTIGLCHGVQHGGEQIAEILGAKDGELDFICSGINHQTWFTDVRLKGRKIGKDELVAAFEAHPIFSQQEKLRIDVLKRFGVYSTESNGHLSEYLPWYRKRPEEITRWIDMSDWIHGETGGYLRYSTETRNWFETEFPQFLESAGKPLDPGKRSNEHASHILEALETGRVYRGHFNVKNNGVITNLPADAIIESPGFVDRFGINMVAGITLPEACAATCIASINVQRMSVHAAVSGDIDLLKLAVLHDPLVGAICTPDEVWQMVDEMVVAQAEWLPQYAHAVPEARERLKHATVKTRDWKGVARREVRSIEELRAEKAELRAAS, from the coding sequence ATGAGTAGCTTCAAGATCGCCATCATCGGCGCAGGCAGCGTCGGCTTCACCAAGAAGCTCTTCACGGACATCCTGTCCGTACCAGAATTCGCCGAGATCGAGGTCGCGCTGACCGACATCAGCGAGCAGAATCTTTCGATGATCAAGACGATCCTCGACCGCATCGTTGAAGCCAACCGCCTGCCGACAAAGGTAACGGCGACGACGGATCGCCGCAAAGCCATCGAAGGTGCGCGCTATGTGATTAGCTGCGTCCGCGTCGGCGGGCTCGGCGCTTATGCCGACGATATCCGCATTCCCCTGAAATACGGCGTCGACCAGTGCGTCGGCGATACGATCTGCGCCGGTGGCATCCTCTACGGCCAGCGCAACATTCCCGTCATCCTCGACTTCTGCAAGGACATCCGCGAGCTTGCCGAGCCCGGCGCGAAGTTCCTGAATTACGCCAACCCCATGGCCATGAACACCTGGGCGGCGATCGAATACGGCAAGGTTGACACGATCGGTCTCTGCCACGGCGTCCAGCATGGCGGCGAGCAGATCGCCGAGATCCTCGGCGCCAAGGACGGCGAACTCGACTTCATCTGCTCGGGCATCAACCACCAGACCTGGTTCACGGATGTTCGCCTGAAGGGCCGCAAGATCGGCAAGGACGAATTGGTCGCCGCCTTCGAAGCGCATCCGATCTTCTCGCAGCAGGAAAAGCTGCGCATCGACGTCCTCAAGCGCTTCGGCGTCTACTCCACCGAGAGCAACGGCCATCTGTCGGAATACCTGCCCTGGTATCGCAAGCGGCCGGAAGAAATCACCCGCTGGATCGACATGTCGGACTGGATCCACGGCGAGACTGGCGGCTATCTCCGCTACTCCACGGAAACACGCAACTGGTTCGAAACCGAATTTCCGCAATTCCTGGAAAGTGCCGGCAAGCCGCTCGATCCGGGCAAGCGATCCAACGAGCATGCGAGCCACATTCTCGAGGCGCTGGAAACGGGGCGGGTCTATCGCGGCCACTTCAACGTCAAGAACAATGGCGTCATCACCAATCTTCCGGCCGATGCCATCATCGAATCGCCCGGCTTCGTCGATCGCTTCGGCATCAATATGGTTGCCGGCATCACGCTTCCGGAAGCCTGCGCGGCAACCTGCATCGCCTCGATCAACGTTCAGCGTATGTCCGTCCATGCCGCCGTCTCCGGGGATATCGATCTCCTGAAACTCGCCGTGCTGCACGATCCGCTGGTCGGCGCGATCTGCACGCCGGACGAGGTCTGGCAGATGGTGGACGAGATGGTCGTCGCCCAGGCCGAATGGCTGCCGCAATATGCGCACGCCGTTCCGGAAGCTCGCGAACGCCTCAAGCATGCTACGGTGAAGACCCGCGACTGGAAGGGCGTCGCCCGCCGTGAGGTCCGCTCCATCGAGGAGTTGAGGGCCGAGAAGGCCGAATTGCGGGCCGCGAGCTGA
- a CDS encoding ABC transporter substrate-binding protein: MTSNRYLRAVAALMLGVSAFAMTASASEPTVAPEAPPFPGQGKITYVPRDSILEFKALPKYSEPDWVTEKFVATGKLPPVEQRLPKEPLVYKTGNMPDGIGVYGDTLRHVIGGRPEGWNYSAGQTQGWGGIDIAMSECLTRTAPLFQVEATDVEPLPNLARSWEWSQDGHKLTMHLVEGAKWSDGVEFTSDDLMFYWNDNVVDPNVTPLNGASPETFGEGTTLKAIDAFTVEWTFKDAFPRQHLFAMAYGTFCPGPAHILKTKHPKYNKDFTYDQYKNGFPAQYMNIPVMGAWVPVSYRPDDMIVLRRNPYYWKVDEAGHQLPYVNELHYKLSTWADRDVQAIAGSGDFSNLEQPENFVESLKRAAQESAPARLAFGARLIGYNLHMNFSANGWGDPDERTQAVRELNRNPDFRKAITMAVDRKKIGDSLVKGPFTSIYPGGISSGTSFYDRQSTVYYPFDLEGAKALLEKIGLKDTDGNGFVNFPAGTAGGNDVQIVLLSTSDYGTDRNLAEGVIGQMEQLGIKVTLNSLDGVKRDAARDAGRFDWTLLRHNSEISSVVQNTPQLAPTGPRTSWHHRAGPDGTMDLMPFEKEMVATVNSFIASNDNAERQDLMKRYQKIATENVDTVGLTEYPGALIINKRFSNIPPGAPIYMFNWAEDTILRERVFVSADKQGDYELFKQQLPGKPGDAGPIN, from the coding sequence ATGACATCGAACCGCTATTTGAGGGCCGTCGCCGCGCTGATGCTCGGCGTATCCGCCTTCGCAATGACCGCCTCGGCCTCCGAGCCGACCGTCGCGCCGGAAGCACCGCCCTTTCCCGGGCAAGGCAAGATCACCTATGTGCCGCGCGACTCGATCCTCGAGTTCAAGGCGCTGCCGAAGTACAGCGAGCCGGACTGGGTGACGGAAAAGTTCGTTGCGACCGGCAAGCTGCCGCCGGTCGAACAGCGCCTGCCGAAGGAGCCGCTGGTCTATAAGACCGGCAATATGCCGGACGGCATCGGCGTCTATGGCGATACGCTGCGCCACGTCATCGGCGGCCGGCCGGAAGGCTGGAACTATTCGGCGGGCCAGACACAGGGCTGGGGCGGCATCGACATTGCCATGTCGGAGTGCCTGACGCGCACCGCACCGCTGTTTCAGGTCGAAGCGACCGACGTCGAGCCGCTGCCGAACCTCGCGCGAAGCTGGGAGTGGTCGCAGGACGGCCACAAGCTGACCATGCATCTGGTCGAGGGTGCGAAATGGTCCGACGGCGTCGAATTCACCTCCGACGACCTCATGTTTTATTGGAACGACAATGTGGTCGATCCCAACGTGACCCCGCTCAACGGTGCTTCGCCCGAGACGTTCGGCGAGGGTACGACATTGAAAGCCATCGATGCCTTTACCGTGGAGTGGACGTTCAAGGACGCCTTCCCGCGCCAGCATCTGTTCGCCATGGCCTATGGCACCTTCTGCCCCGGCCCTGCCCATATCCTGAAAACCAAGCATCCGAAGTACAACAAGGACTTCACCTACGACCAGTACAAGAACGGCTTTCCCGCCCAGTACATGAACATCCCGGTCATGGGTGCCTGGGTCCCCGTGTCCTACAGGCCGGACGACATGATCGTGCTGCGTCGCAATCCCTATTACTGGAAGGTGGACGAAGCCGGCCACCAGCTGCCTTATGTCAACGAGCTGCACTACAAGCTCTCGACCTGGGCCGACCGGGACGTCCAGGCGATTGCCGGCTCCGGCGATTTCTCCAACCTCGAGCAGCCGGAGAACTTCGTCGAGAGCCTGAAGCGTGCAGCGCAGGAAAGCGCCCCTGCCCGTCTCGCCTTCGGCGCGCGCCTCATCGGCTATAACCTGCACATGAACTTCTCGGCTAATGGCTGGGGCGACCCGGACGAGCGGACCCAGGCGGTGCGCGAGCTCAACCGCAATCCCGATTTCCGCAAGGCGATCACCATGGCGGTCGATCGCAAGAAGATCGGCGACAGCCTCGTGAAGGGGCCATTCACCTCGATCTATCCGGGCGGCATCTCCTCCGGCACGAGCTTCTACGACCGCCAGTCGACCGTCTACTATCCGTTCGATCTAGAGGGCGCCAAGGCGCTCCTGGAGAAGATCGGCCTGAAGGACACGGACGGCAACGGCTTCGTTAATTTCCCAGCGGGAACGGCCGGCGGCAACGACGTGCAGATCGTGCTTCTCTCGACCTCCGACTACGGCACGGATCGCAATCTGGCCGAAGGCGTGATCGGGCAGATGGAGCAGCTGGGCATCAAAGTGACGCTCAACTCGCTCGACGGCGTGAAACGCGATGCGGCGCGTGATGCCGGGCGGTTCGACTGGACCCTGCTGCGGCATAATTCGGAGATTTCCTCCGTCGTGCAGAACACGCCGCAGCTGGCCCCGACCGGACCGCGCACCAGCTGGCACCACCGCGCCGGTCCTGACGGCACGATGGACCTGATGCCGTTCGAGAAGGAAATGGTGGCGACCGTCAACAGCTTCATCGCGTCCAACGACAATGCCGAACGGCAGGATCTGATGAAGAGGTATCAGAAGATCGCGACCGAGAACGTCGATACGGTCGGCCTGACGGAGTATCCGGGCGCGCTCATCATCAACAAGCGCTTCTCCAACATTCCCCCGGGCGCACCGATCTACATGTTCAACTGGGCCGAGGACACGATCCTGCGCGAACGGGTCTTCGTCAGCGCCGATAAGCAGGGCGATTACGAGCTGTTCAAGCAGCAGCTGCCCGGCAAGCCTGGAGACGCCGGTCCGATCAACTGA
- a CDS encoding ABC transporter permease: MLRFLLVRIASALPVLFVLSVVTFTIIQAPPGDYSDYIRSQAINQGGASFEEADAQAQAYKIANGLDKPLPVQYVNWITGIVTRGDFGHSLFYNKPVSEVVGERLPRTLALALVCHILASVIGITFGILAATRQYTWVDTLLSGISFLGMTVPRFLMALIIVYIMVFHFNVSEIGSFQSARYGGAPWSWDKFVDLLKHVWPVIAIATFGGLAYNMRVMRGNLLDTLNAQYVETARAKGLSERKVIMRHAVPNALHPLVMYQGVVLPYMLTGEIETAIIFALPTVGPAIVGSMAVGDVYVTATFMLVLSATLIVGNIIADMLLAAIDPRVRQMGGATA; encoded by the coding sequence ATGCTCAGGTTTTTGCTTGTGCGGATCGCCTCCGCGCTGCCGGTGCTCTTCGTCCTGAGCGTCGTCACCTTCACCATCATCCAGGCGCCACCTGGCGACTATAGCGACTATATCCGCTCGCAGGCGATCAACCAGGGCGGCGCCTCCTTCGAAGAAGCTGATGCACAGGCGCAGGCCTACAAGATTGCAAACGGCCTCGATAAGCCGCTGCCCGTCCAATACGTCAACTGGATCACGGGCATTGTCACGCGCGGCGATTTCGGCCACAGCCTGTTCTACAACAAGCCGGTCTCGGAAGTGGTCGGCGAACGCCTGCCGCGCACGCTGGCGCTGGCCCTCGTCTGCCACATCCTTGCCTCCGTCATCGGCATCACCTTCGGCATTCTCGCGGCCACGCGACAATATACCTGGGTGGATACGCTGCTTTCGGGAATCTCGTTCCTTGGCATGACGGTGCCGCGCTTCCTGATGGCGCTGATCATCGTCTACATCATGGTGTTTCATTTCAATGTCAGCGAGATCGGCTCGTTCCAGTCGGCCCGCTACGGCGGAGCACCGTGGTCCTGGGACAAGTTCGTAGACCTTCTGAAGCATGTCTGGCCCGTCATCGCCATCGCGACCTTCGGAGGCCTCGCCTATAATATGCGCGTCATGCGCGGCAATCTGCTCGACACGTTGAACGCGCAATATGTCGAAACCGCCCGCGCCAAGGGTCTGTCGGAACGCAAAGTGATCATGCGCCATGCGGTGCCCAATGCGCTGCATCCGCTGGTGATGTACCAGGGCGTCGTCCTCCCCTACATGCTGACCGGGGAGATCGAGACGGCCATCATCTTCGCCCTGCCGACCGTTGGCCCCGCCATCGTCGGCTCCATGGCCGTGGGTGACGTCTATGTCACCGCCACCTTCATGCTGGTGCTCTCGGCGACCCTGATCGTCGGCAACATCATCGCCGATATGCTGCTCGCAGCCATCGACCCCCGCGTCCGCCAGATGGGAGGGGCCACCGCATGA
- a CDS encoding ABC transporter permease: MATSNTEQHEAAPQAGERHRNESYMSLVWRRLRKSWSGMLGLILVCLLLFSAVFADFLSPVDPKATNVGFSPPQLPSFTDKNGNFVFPPRVYPVRETDELDPVTFQPIIGPDYDNPQVIGLFVKGAPYRLLGVIPLDRHLIGTQDGSPIHFLGTDKFGRDVLSRMLYGSRISLSIALTVVFIVTVVGTTVGMVSGYFGGRFDAWTQRFVELVLAFPQLPLYLALTSLIPVTAPTHVFLVFVVGVMSALGWAQMSREVRGKTLALARIDYVRAAIAVGASDRRIILQHIFPNVMSHVIVAVTLAIPSVVLLESFLGFLGFAVKPPLISWGLMLQDTSTYSVIGSYPWILSPVGIVLITVFAFNALGDGLRDAIDPY; encoded by the coding sequence ATTGCAACCTCCAACACAGAGCAGCACGAGGCCGCACCTCAGGCGGGCGAGCGTCATCGCAACGAGAGCTATATGTCGCTCGTCTGGCGGCGGCTGAGGAAATCCTGGAGCGGCATGCTCGGGCTGATCCTCGTCTGCCTGCTTCTTTTCTCGGCCGTTTTTGCGGATTTCCTGTCGCCGGTCGATCCCAAGGCGACGAATGTAGGCTTCTCGCCGCCGCAACTGCCGAGCTTCACCGACAAGAACGGCAACTTCGTCTTCCCTCCACGGGTTTACCCGGTGCGGGAAACCGACGAGCTCGATCCCGTCACGTTCCAGCCCATCATCGGCCCCGATTACGACAATCCGCAGGTCATCGGGCTCTTCGTCAAGGGCGCGCCCTATCGGCTGCTCGGCGTCATTCCGCTGGATCGTCACCTGATCGGCACGCAGGACGGTTCGCCCATCCATTTCCTCGGAACCGACAAATTCGGGCGGGACGTTCTCTCCCGCATGCTCTACGGCTCGCGCATCTCGCTGTCGATCGCGCTGACGGTGGTGTTCATCGTCACCGTCGTCGGCACCACGGTCGGCATGGTCTCTGGCTATTTCGGCGGCCGCTTCGATGCCTGGACGCAGCGCTTCGTGGAACTCGTCCTCGCCTTTCCGCAGCTGCCGCTCTACCTCGCGCTGACCTCGCTGATCCCGGTCACCGCACCCACGCATGTGTTCCTCGTCTTCGTAGTCGGCGTCATGTCGGCGCTCGGCTGGGCGCAGATGTCGCGGGAGGTGCGCGGCAAGACGCTGGCACTCGCCCGGATCGACTATGTCCGTGCCGCCATCGCGGTGGGTGCCAGCGACCGGCGCATCATCCTCCAGCACATCTTCCCGAACGTCATGAGCCACGTGATCGTCGCGGTGACGCTGGCGATCCCCAGTGTGGTGCTCCTCGAATCCTTCCTCGGGTTCCTCGGCTTCGCGGTCAAGCCGCCGCTGATCTCCTGGGGACTGATGCTTCAGGATACCTCCACCTATTCCGTCATCGGATCCTATCCCTGGATCCTGTCGCCCGTCGGCATCGTTCTGATCACCGTCTTCGCGTTCAACGCGCTCGGCGATGGACTGCGCGATGCCATCGACCCCTATTGA
- a CDS encoding ABC transporter ATP-binding protein, with protein MTTSDVSVTAPDERCDLAQHTDAPIIDARNVAVDFKVEHGMVSAVKDVSFQLYRGETIAIVGESGSGKSVTARTIMGLLSKRAVTSPRSTIAYKGEDVLKFSENRRRKLRGDRISMIFQEPMSSLNPVYTIGAQIAEAILVHRRMSRKAAMAEALDLLRHVQIPEPEARLNQYPHQLSGGQRQRVMIAMALSNKPDVLIADEPTTALDVTVQAQILNLIRSLQREMNMAVILITHDLTVVRQFSDYVYVMSTGQVREHNTTEALFSNPRHPYTAKLLASEPRGTVKPIADTAPVILEGRNVRVAFTLKSGGFFKPVFSELLAVNDLSLTLKRGETLGIVGESGSGKTTFGQALIRLLNPESGEITFDGEAIQSYGRTEMRPLRARMQIVFQDPFSSLNPRMSVGQIIEEGLIVNRLGATREERLGRIYDALASAGMPGNILSRFPHEFSGGQRQRIAIARAIALEPEFILLDEPTSALDLSVQAQIIDLLRKLQEERGLSYLFISHDLKVVRALCHRVAVMQRGKIVEEGPVADVLSNPKTDYTERLVRAAFNVAA; from the coding sequence ATGACGACATCAGACGTCTCCGTCACGGCCCCGGACGAGCGCTGCGACCTTGCGCAGCACACCGACGCGCCGATCATCGACGCCCGCAACGTGGCGGTCGATTTCAAGGTTGAGCACGGCATGGTCAGCGCCGTGAAGGACGTGTCCTTCCAGCTTTACCGCGGCGAAACGATCGCCATCGTCGGGGAGAGCGGGTCTGGCAAATCCGTGACCGCCCGCACCATCATGGGGCTGCTCTCCAAACGCGCCGTGACCAGCCCCCGCTCGACCATCGCCTACAAGGGCGAGGACGTGCTCAAGTTCTCGGAAAACCGGCGGCGAAAGCTGCGCGGCGACCGGATCTCGATGATCTTCCAGGAGCCGATGAGCTCGCTCAATCCGGTCTATACGATCGGCGCGCAGATCGCCGAAGCCATTCTCGTCCACCGCCGCATGAGCCGGAAGGCGGCCATGGCGGAAGCGCTCGATCTTCTGCGCCACGTCCAGATCCCCGAGCCGGAGGCGCGCCTTAACCAGTATCCGCACCAGCTTTCGGGCGGCCAGCGCCAGCGCGTCATGATCGCCATGGCGCTTTCCAACAAGCCGGACGTGCTGATCGCCGACGAGCCGACGACGGCGCTGGACGTGACGGTGCAGGCGCAGATCCTCAACCTCATCCGCTCGCTGCAACGCGAGATGAACATGGCCGTGATCCTGATCACCCACGACCTCACCGTCGTGCGGCAGTTTTCGGACTACGTCTACGTGATGAGCACTGGCCAGGTCCGCGAGCACAACACCACCGAGGCGCTGTTTTCCAATCCGCGCCATCCCTACACCGCGAAGCTTCTGGCATCCGAGCCACGCGGCACAGTGAAGCCGATCGCGGATACGGCGCCGGTGATCCTCGAAGGTCGCAATGTCCGCGTCGCCTTCACGCTGAAATCGGGAGGCTTCTTCAAACCCGTCTTCAGCGAGCTTCTTGCCGTCAACGATCTGAGCCTCACGCTGAAGCGCGGCGAGACACTCGGCATCGTCGGCGAAAGCGGCTCCGGCAAGACGACGTTCGGACAGGCGCTTATCCGGCTGTTGAACCCGGAAAGTGGCGAAATCACATTCGACGGAGAGGCGATCCAGTCCTACGGCCGGACCGAGATGCGCCCGCTGCGCGCCCGCATGCAGATCGTCTTTCAGGACCCATTCTCCTCGCTCAACCCGCGCATGTCGGTCGGGCAGATCATCGAGGAAGGGCTGATCGTCAACCGCCTCGGTGCGACGCGCGAGGAGCGGCTGGGGCGGATTTACGACGCCCTGGCAAGCGCCGGTATGCCCGGAAATATCCTCAGCCGTTTCCCGCATGAATTCTCCGGCGGCCAGAGGCAGCGCATCGCAATTGCCCGTGCCATCGCGCTGGAGCCGGAATTCATCCTTCTCGACGAACCGACCTCGGCGCTCGATCTTTCGGTGCAGGCCCAGATCATCGATCTGCTGCGCAAGCTGCAGGAAGAGCGGGGCCTCTCCTATCTCTTCATCTCCCACGACCTCAAGGTGGTGCGCGCGCTCTGCCACCGCGTTGCGGTGATGCAGCGGGGGAAGATTGTCGAGGAAGGTCCCGTCGCCGACGTCCTGTCCAACCCCAAGACCGACTACACCGAGCGGCTTGTCCGAGCCGCCTTCAACGTTGCAGCCTGA